From Desulfovibrio gilichinskyi:
CCAGTTTAGCTTGGAAGGATAAGCGCAAGTTGATTTCCATAGCTAAGATGCTTCAGCTTCAAGCTGAGGAAAAGAAGAGGACTCCCGAGACTGATAAACGCCTTCTGGATAAAATGACTTGGCGTGTGGATTCATCTGGCAATGTTCTCTACACATTGAAAAGTGGTGGCATGGTCAAAGATAATGGAGATAAGCTTTTCTTCAGTGTGAACGACCCCCGTGCAGCTCAGGTGGCTACAAGGCTCGCAAAAAGGGTGTTAGGTCCGAATGTTAAGGTTACGGGTAATGAGATTTGTCGGGGGCGGAGAGTCGTTGCGAAGGAGTTTGGGCGGTAGTGTTGTATATAAAAGGTAGAGCTTCACTTGATTGTTCATGAGAGTGTCTTTTGCATGATCTGATATTAAACTATCGCACGGTGTCCGTTGTTTATAGAGTACTTCACTTATCAAGTTATTACTCATGGTTATAGTTTGTGTTTTTATTGAAAATAATCAATAATTAATTCCACAATATTTTAAATTTTTGTTTAAAAGTTATATTATGAAGCTAACATGCCATTCTTGAAGAGTTGTGTTGTACAAAATGGGGGGGAGGTTTTGTCAAATTCTCGGATTAGGTGTTGTGTCCTAGTAGCAACGTTAGGGCGAAGTGATAAGCTTTTGAAAAGAGCCATACCATCTATCCAATGCCAATCAGTAAAACCAGAAGCTGTAGTTATCGTGTGTGATGGGAAACGGTTTGATCCAGAAATCTGTGCAAAAATTAAAAATTTGCTCCCAAATATCCCTGTGTTTTTTTTAACGAACACAAGGGCCGTTGGTGTAGCAGGGGCATGGAATTCTGGTCTTCTTTTCTTGAGGGAAAACATAAATGCTGAGTATGTCGCATTGTTAGATGATGATGACAGCTGGGATAATAATCATCTGTATTTAAACCTCACTTCTGCCCAAAAAAATGATTCAAACGTTATTGTTTCAGGTCTCAGAATTGTGAAAGATGGCGTTCCTGTCGAGCGTGACATTATTACTTCGCTAAATGAAAGTGACTTTTTGGTTGGAAATCCAGGATGGCAGGGGTCAAATACATTTATTAGCGTAGAGTTACTATTTCTAGTAGGTGATTTTCGTGAAGGTTTGGCTAGTTTAAATGATAGAGATTTAGCCATTAGAGTTATTCGGCATCCACAATGCAAAATATCATATACAGGATCTTGGTCAGCTACATGGTACTTAACAACAAACGGCAATCAACTAAGCTCATTTCGAAATAGCAACAAAATAAGTGGATTAAGATCCTTTTGGGAAATTTACAGAGAAGATATGAGCGGTACTATTCAGAGGAATTTCTTTTCTCGAGCTGAAAAGTTGTTTGGGGTACCAAAACAGGAAATAACAACTTATGATAAATAAAAAACAAACTCTCGGTGGTTTTCCTCCTAAGCCTTTTATAATGAGATTTAAGCAAGTTGAAAATCAATGGTATAAAGTTAAAAAGGTATACCGGTCCTTACGTGTAAAAAAATATCCGACATTTGTTTTCGGACCTCAGTATAAAAGAAGTAGGGATTGTATAGAGATTGACATTACTTACCGTTGCAATTTGAGATGTCTGAATTGTAATAGATCTATCAATAAGGCCCCTGAAAATCTTGATATAAGCTTAGCGATGATTGATAATTTTGTGTCAGATTCATTGATTCAAAATATTCATTGGAAACGCATTCGCATCTTAGGTGGAGAACCTACATTACATCCTCATTTTGTAAGCATAGTGAAGAAAATTATAAAATATAGAGATTCTATGGGACGGGGAAATGTAAGTATCGAAGTTGTAACGAATGGACATGGAAGCTATGTACAGAAACAACTCAATAGCCTGCCCAGTGATATATACATTGAAAATTCAAAGAAAACCCCACAGGAAAAATTAAAATTTAGACCTTTTAGTTGGGCTCCTCGAGACTTTGGACAATATTCAAACAATTCATATGTAAACGGCTGTCAGATCATGAAATTATGCGGAATGGGCTTAACTCCTATGGGATATTATCCTTGTGCAATTTCTGGAGGAATTGATCGAATTGCAAAAAAACAATGCGGAAGAAATAAAATACCAACATTTGATGATGATATGAAAGATATCTTAGAATGGGCTTGCTCTCTTTGCGGACGATTTCTTGATGGTCACCATATTCCTTCAAAACTGTTGCTTCCACTAACCGAAGAATTGATATCTCCAAGCTGGGTTAAATTATATCAGGATTGGCAAACAAAAAAATAAATGTGGTATTTTTATTATGACTCTTTTTAATCCCGAAGAGCCTATTACTATGCGCAAACGGCTAACGCCAAGAAACATTAACGTGCGCCGATGTCCGCAACAAATTAAATTTGATGATGCAGACTTAATTGTAGGAGTTACAGTTCACAATAATGCAGATTCAATTCAACGCTGTTTGCAAAGCATATTGAATCAAACAGAGCAATTTCCAGTAATTATATTGGATGATTCATCCTCTGACGATTGGTTTGATTGTTGTGCAGATTTAATTAACAGAATTGATGCGCTCGTCGTAAGTGCTCACTGTGGTTCTGCTGCCAGTGCTCGAAATGCTATATTAGATTATGTAGAAACTGAATTTTCTAATGTTAGATGGGTTGCTAGACTTGATGCAGATGACAGACTTTCCTTCAAAAATTCACTTATTGCAATGCGAGACGCTGCAAGGAAAAATGATTCAAAGTATGTTTTAGGTGGGAATAGGCTTGTTAAACATGGCAAATTACTGGCGTGTAATAATCCTGCAACCAATTCTTTGAAAAAATCCTCGTTCTTGATAAATTTACTTAAAAAAATGGCTCAGGGGACAGCAAGTAATGAAATTCCCTCTTGCAATTTACTCGTATCCCCTTCCGCTGGATGGCGTTATCCTGAGATTAAAAGCGCAGAAGACCATTGGCTTGTTACCAGCTTACTGATTTTTCATCCTGAAGATGGGAGCATCGTCGATGACGGGTATTACGCGGATTATACGTTACAAGGCTCAGTGACGATTGCATGTAAGCAAAATGGGCTCGCAAAACAATATAGGGAACAATTGTTTCAAGCTGCGAAGTTGTGGATCTCCTTAAAAAACGAAGTTAATGAAATTCTTGGCTTTGGCTGTGAAGGTGTTGTTGTTCGCCAAGGCACACAAGTAGAAAAGCATTTTTATCCATGGTCCATAAGTGATGAGGATGTAGAGTACATAAGTAATAAATGCCATGAATCAAAAATATTGCCCGATGTTAATTTTGTAAAAAAAAATAATAAATGGATTGCAATATACACATATCAAAAGTCATTTCCAGTAATTGATATAACAATCAAAGAGTCTCTTTATATTTTAAAAGAATTTTTAAATAAAAAATTTGTATGCACAAACATATCTCGTTCAAATTTTAGAAGGATTTATGATGGTAGTTTGATCTACATTGACATTGGGGTTTCTATATCTGAAATGGATGTTTCGTACTTTAGAGATGTTGCTGCCAGAATGTATGCAATTTCAGCATTGAATTTGTCTTCAAGGGAACTAAAAAGACGTTATACAAAAGAAAGGCAAATTGAAATCTTAAGTAAGTTAATTGGTTTTGAAGAATTTTACAAAGAATTAATTGAAAATCATATCAAGATGATATGGAAGAAATGCAAAATAAAAACAAATTTACTACATAAAAATAGAGAAACAGACGTCACCTTAATGATAAAAGTGTGCTCTATGGATGCAAATATTATTTACAATCAAGTCTCGCATATCGTTTCACAGCTTGAAATTCCTGCAAATTTTGATGAAAAAATAATACTAATTGATCCATTTTCTGGTCCTTATCTTAGAGCGTATGATAAAAGTAACTACTCCAAGCTTATATCTGAAGTAAAAAGACTCTGTCGGGCTGGAATTGTTGACCGTTTTTTGATTGCACCTCAAGATTGTACCAGTGTTTCAGATGTAAACAAAAGATGGTTCAATCTTGCCTGTGACAAAACGCATAACTCCATGCAGGTTCCTGTCACCCCCCAACTCTGGGGATTTGACCAAGTCAAATCCCGATATTTATTACAGTGTGATGTCGATATCTTGGTAGGACGACGTGATTTTTGTCACGACTATCTTTTTGAAATGATTGACGCACTTCAGTCGAGCGACGTTTTTGGAATTGGCTTTAATATTCCCCACTCCCCCGATTCTCAAGATAAAATATATGATGCTTTACCGGGAGACTACGTGCCAGAGGTCCGTTGTGGATTGTTTGACTTGGATCGGTTGAAAGCAAATAGACCCTTTCCAAATGATATCGAAAATGGGCATTTAAGGCTGTCGTGGTATCGGTCTATCCAACGCTACCAACAAACAGATGGCTTCAGATGTCTTCGTGGTGGTTCTCCCAGAACCTTTTATGTACACCCTAATAACAATTGTAAAATCGACAATAACTTTTATGTGAAAGTACGAGATCTTATCTCACAAGGTTTTGTTCCTTCGTTACAATATGGACAATGGGACGTTAAAGGAAGCATAGAGGATTGGAAATATCCAGTGAGAAGTGAGAAGCTTGTTTTCCTTTTAAGAGGACGAAACACTCCATTACACAAAGTGAATAGGTGTATTTCTAGCCTTTTAATGCAGAGGGATCAATATTTTGGAGTGATTCTAATCGATGATGCTTCGCCCATAGAGCATCAAAATAACTTGCGTAGAGAAGTTTCACGATTGAAAAGAGCAACTCTTGTTTGTAACACAGCACGACTTGGGCATATTCAAAATACTATTTTTGCGATAAATCAAATTTGTGTCAATAACGATACTCTGGTGGCAATATTAGACTTAGACGATGCACTTATAGATAGGAATACAAGTCTGTTAATTCAAGAAAAGCAACAGCAAGGACATGATGTTATTTTGGGGGCGATGTATCGCCCAGACAAACCTTTAAAAGTTTATTCTCCAGAGTTTGATGCCCCACGTTCACACTTCGGAGGGGAAGTATGGATTCACTTGCGATCTTTCACTAGGAAACTCTTTAAATCTATACCTCAAGATTCTTTTAAAAATGGTAAAGAGTGGGTGTCCGAATGCGAAGACTACGCGATTATGGTGCCTATAGTGGAGTTGGCAAAAAAACCAGTCTATATTCCACAGTATCTTTATTTCCATGAACGTTCCACATCCTCATCATTAGCTTTACGAGAAGAAAGAGATTTGACGATTCGAACTATACTAAAAAAAAAGTCTCTTAGTGTGTGATCCTGCTACAAGATTGTGGACACATGGTTAAGTTGCTACCCTGACATTCACAGGAGAAACAAATGTTAATGTAAAATTTTTATATTTGGATTATCAAATATAACATTTCCAAGCGGCCCCCCTCAGATCCCGCTTGTTAAATTACATTGCCAT
This genomic window contains:
- a CDS encoding glycosyltransferase family 2 protein, with the protein product MPFLKSCVVQNGGEVLSNSRIRCCVLVATLGRSDKLLKRAIPSIQCQSVKPEAVVIVCDGKRFDPEICAKIKNLLPNIPVFFLTNTRAVGVAGAWNSGLLFLRENINAEYVALLDDDDSWDNNHLYLNLTSAQKNDSNVIVSGLRIVKDGVPVERDIITSLNESDFLVGNPGWQGSNTFISVELLFLVGDFREGLASLNDRDLAIRVIRHPQCKISYTGSWSATWYLTTNGNQLSSFRNSNKISGLRSFWEIYREDMSGTIQRNFFSRAEKLFGVPKQEITTYDK
- a CDS encoding radical SAM protein — translated: MINKKQTLGGFPPKPFIMRFKQVENQWYKVKKVYRSLRVKKYPTFVFGPQYKRSRDCIEIDITYRCNLRCLNCNRSINKAPENLDISLAMIDNFVSDSLIQNIHWKRIRILGGEPTLHPHFVSIVKKIIKYRDSMGRGNVSIEVVTNGHGSYVQKQLNSLPSDIYIENSKKTPQEKLKFRPFSWAPRDFGQYSNNSYVNGCQIMKLCGMGLTPMGYYPCAISGGIDRIAKKQCGRNKIPTFDDDMKDILEWACSLCGRFLDGHHIPSKLLLPLTEELISPSWVKLYQDWQTKK
- a CDS encoding glycosyltransferase family A protein, encoding MTLFNPEEPITMRKRLTPRNINVRRCPQQIKFDDADLIVGVTVHNNADSIQRCLQSILNQTEQFPVIILDDSSSDDWFDCCADLINRIDALVVSAHCGSAASARNAILDYVETEFSNVRWVARLDADDRLSFKNSLIAMRDAARKNDSKYVLGGNRLVKHGKLLACNNPATNSLKKSSFLINLLKKMAQGTASNEIPSCNLLVSPSAGWRYPEIKSAEDHWLVTSLLIFHPEDGSIVDDGYYADYTLQGSVTIACKQNGLAKQYREQLFQAAKLWISLKNEVNEILGFGCEGVVVRQGTQVEKHFYPWSISDEDVEYISNKCHESKILPDVNFVKKNNKWIAIYTYQKSFPVIDITIKESLYILKEFLNKKFVCTNISRSNFRRIYDGSLIYIDIGVSISEMDVSYFRDVAARMYAISALNLSSRELKRRYTKERQIEILSKLIGFEEFYKELIENHIKMIWKKCKIKTNLLHKNRETDVTLMIKVCSMDANIIYNQVSHIVSQLEIPANFDEKIILIDPFSGPYLRAYDKSNYSKLISEVKRLCRAGIVDRFLIAPQDCTSVSDVNKRWFNLACDKTHNSMQVPVTPQLWGFDQVKSRYLLQCDVDILVGRRDFCHDYLFEMIDALQSSDVFGIGFNIPHSPDSQDKIYDALPGDYVPEVRCGLFDLDRLKANRPFPNDIENGHLRLSWYRSIQRYQQTDGFRCLRGGSPRTFYVHPNNNCKIDNNFYVKVRDLISQGFVPSLQYGQWDVKGSIEDWKYPVRSEKLVFLLRGRNTPLHKVNRCISSLLMQRDQYFGVILIDDASPIEHQNNLRREVSRLKRATLVCNTARLGHIQNTIFAINQICVNNDTLVAILDLDDALIDRNTSLLIQEKQQQGHDVILGAMYRPDKPLKVYSPEFDAPRSHFGGEVWIHLRSFTRKLFKSIPQDSFKNGKEWVSECEDYAIMVPIVELAKKPVYIPQYLYFHERSTSSSLALREERDLTIRTILKKKSLSV